A single region of the Gossypium arboreum isolate Shixiya-1 chromosome 12, ASM2569848v2, whole genome shotgun sequence genome encodes:
- the LOC108478220 gene encoding sodium/hydrogen exchanger 1-like, giving the protein MALEPDQTSVDSITLFVALLCSCIVIGHLLEKNRWFNESITALAIGLCSGIIILLTTEGKRSHILVFNEELFFIYLLPPIIFNAGFQVKKKQFFRNFAMIILFGAVGTLISFVIVSIGTMQLFKKLDIGFLDIGDYLALGAIFSATDSVCTLQVLNQDETPLLYSIVFGEGVVNDATSIVLFNAIQKFDLSHITSRIFIEFIGNFLYFFITSTLLGVGVGLISAYIIKKLYIGRHSTDREVALMILMAYLSYMMAELFNLSSILTVFFCGIVMSHYTWHNVTESSRITTKHAFATLSFISEIFIFLYVGMDALDIEKWKVVSKSPGTSAGVSSILLGLVLVGRAASVFPLSFISNLFKRSESDKFTLKQQVTIWWAGLMRGSVSVALAYNQFTRSGHTQLRGNSIMITSTITVVLFSTVVFGLMTKPLIRLLLPSKHLCGGVSSGSFDSFPSKLMTDLPLIANGDAEVGGNNIPRPTSLRMLLATPTRTVHYYWRKFDDSVMRPMFGGRGFVPHVPGSPTEPLLH; this is encoded by the exons ATGGCACTAGAGCCCGACCAAACTTCGGTGGACTCTATTACCCTATTTGTGGCACTTCTCTGCTCCTGCATTGTGATTGGTCATCTTCTGGAGAAAAACCGATGGTTTAATGAGTCAATAACTGCCCTTGCCATT GGGCTTTGTAGCGGAATTATCATTCTGTTGACCACTGAAGGAAAGAGATCACACATTTTAGTATTTAATGAAGAGCTGTTTTTTATATATCTTCTGCCTCCCATCATATTCAATGCCGG ATTCCAGGTAAAAAAGAAGCAATTTTTCCGTAACTTTGCGATGATAATTTTGTTTGGTGCTGTTGGAACTTTGATATCATTTGTCATCGTATCCATAG GTACCATGCAGTTATTTAAGAAGTTAGATATTGGTTTCCTGGACATCGGAGATTATCTTG CACTTGGAGCAATCTTTTCAGCCACAGATTCTGTTTGCACTTTGCag GTGCTTAATCAGGATGAGACACCTCTACTGTACAGTATAGTCTTCGGTGAAGGTGTGGTAAATGATGCCACGTCAATTGTACTTTTCAATGCAATTCAGAAATTTGACCTCTCTCACATCACCTCAAGAATTTTTATCGAATTCATTGGGAACTTCTTATACTTCTTCATTACAAGCACATTGCTAGGAGTAGGG GTTGGACTAATAAGTGCATacatcataaaaaaattgtatattgGCAG GCACTCTACTGATCGTGAAGTTGCTCTCATGATTCTCATGGCTTACCTCTCATATATGATGGCTGAA TTGTTCAATTTGAGCAGCATTCTTACAGTGTTCTTTTGTGGCATTGTTATGTCACACTACACCTGGCATAATGTGACTGAAAGTTCAAGAATCACCACCAA GCATGCTTTTGCAACATTATCATTCATATCAGAGATTTTTATCTTTCTGTATGTTGGTATGGATGCTTTGGATATAGAGAAGTGGAAAGTTGTTAGCAAAAG TCCTGGAACATCTGCCGGGGTGAGCTCAATACTTCTTGGCTTAGTTCTAGTTGGAAGGGCAGCTTCTGTATTCCCTCTATCTTTTATATCCAATTTATTCAAAAGGTCTGAGAGTGACAAATTTACTTTGAAGCAACAG GTTACAATATGGTGGGCAGGGCTCATGCGAGGTTCTGTGTCTGTGGCACTTGCTTATAATCAG TTTACTAGATCGGGGCATACACAATTGCGTGGAAATTCCATAATGATAACCAGCACCATCACTGTTGTTCTTTTCAGTACTGTG GTGTTTGGATTAATGACAAAGCCTCTAATAAGGCTGCTGCTACCAAGCAAGCACCTTTGTGGAGGTGTGTCCTCTGGGTCTTTTGATTCTTTTCCCTCAAAGCTGATGACAGATCTGCCACTTATCGCCAATGGGGATGCTGAAGTGGGCGGCAATAATATCCCCCGTCCAACCAGCCTACGTATGCTCTTAGCCACACCGACTAGAACCGTCCACTACTACTGgcggaagtttgatgatagtgtCATGCGTCCCATGTTCGGTGGGAGAGGTTTCGTGCCACATGTTCCTGGTTCACCAACAGAACCACTTCTTCACTGA